A region from the Aricia agestis chromosome 12, ilAriAges1.1, whole genome shotgun sequence genome encodes:
- the LOC121732434 gene encoding protein I'm not dead yet-like isoform X2, translating to MFIGSLILAYSVEQSGLHLRLAYGMIRLIGYSHVRLLLSLCIVTTFISMWITNTAATTMMVPLCFAVLRVFESQNLLNVYKKNSEGEDVATDITVCYFCTITYSATVGGIGTLIGTGTNLVFKGLFMTQYPSAPEYLSFPLYSGFAVPMMIALAVSTFLSMAVVYLGLLRPGSKAAKETKITPDAKRALKKQVDADWKRLGMLTYWEIMVIILFGGGILAFFCRSPQIFKGWGDAILEYYGIKDNKFVRDSALAMFVSFLMFLLPSNLDFFKNCTAKYKEDLPKERIRSVLDWRIVITQLPYSFCFLLGGGFALSDAARKTGLNEKIGEVLQGLKNLPNVIILLMIIIVVVFVTNFASNVAVCNVVAPIAMQLAKEINRNPLWYDLAAGIAASFCFMIPVGTPGNLVVQSAAKIPTSKMIVAGALPTVFAIIIIWIMVYFWAPVVWPDIHLLPQWVDGL from the exons ATGTTCATTGGGAGTCTGATCCTCGCGTACTCGGTGGAGCAAAGCGGCCTGCATCTGCGACTCGCGTACGGCATGATACGACTCATCGGATACTCACATGTCAG ATTGTTACTGTCATTGTGTATTGTGACTACCTTTATCTCAATGTGGATAACTAATACAGCCGCTACGACCATGATGGTTCCTCTCTGCTTTGCTGTTCTGAGAGTATTTGAAAGC CAAAATTTATTGAATGTGTACAAAAAGAATAGCGAAGGGGAAGATGTTGCTACGGATATAACAGTTTGCTACTTCTGTACAATAACTTACTCGGCGACTGtag GTGGAATTGGAACTCTTATTGGGACGGGAACTAACTTGGTATTCAAAGGACTTTTCATGAC tcAATATCCGAGTGCTCCAGAGTATTTGTCTTTTCCACTTTACTCGGGGTTCGCTGTACCGATGATGATTGCGCTAGCAGTTTCAACGTTCCTGAGCATGGCTGTTGTGTATCTTGGATTATTGAG ACCTGGCAGCAAAGCTGCAAAGGAAACGAAGATAACTCCTGACGCTAAGCGCGCATTGAAAAAGCAAGTTGATGCAGATTGGAAGCGCTTAGGGATGTTAACATATTGGGAAATA ATGGTGATTATATTATTCGGAGGTGGCATATTGGCATTCTTCTGTCGTTCACCGCAAATTTTTAAAGGCTGGGGTGATGCCATTCTGGAATACTATGGAATCAAAGATAACAAATT CGTAAGAGATTCAGCACTTGCTATGTTTGTATCGTTTTTGATGTTCCTTTTGCCatcaaatcttgattttttcaAGAACTGTACAGCCAAAT ATAAGGAAGACCTTCCTAAAGAAAGGATCAGATCTGTTCTAGACTGGAGGATAGTGATCACCCAGCTACCCTACAGCTTTTGTTTCCTACTTG GCGGTGGTTTCGCATTATCCGATGCAGCCAGGAAGACTGGATTGAATGAGAAAATTGGCGAAGTTCTTCAAGGGTTGAAAAACTTGCCAAATGTTATAATTCTGTTGATGATTATAATTGTTGTGGTGTTTGTTACCAATTTCGCCTCCAATGTAGCTGTGTGCAACGTGGTGGCGCCTATTGCTATGCAGCTG gcTAAGGAGATCAACAGGAACCCGCTCTGGTACGACTTGGCCGCTGGGATCGCTGCGTCCTTTTGTTTTATGATTCCTGTTGGTACTCCTGGCAATCTGGTGGTGCAGAGTGCAGCTAAAATTCCAACCTCTAAAATG ATTGTAGCAGGAGCGTTACCAACAGTATTCGCTATCATTATAATTTGGATCATGGTATACTTCTGGGCGCCAGTGGTTTGGCCAGACATTCACTTGCTACCACAATGGGTCGATGGCCTTTGA
- the LOC121732434 gene encoding protein I'm not dead yet-like isoform X1, translating into MPPKADEEPMSALAKVKLYTAVHWKGLVIFLTPLIFIFVLSPFPPKNYQWTAYCLCVMAVYWVTECIPLPVTSFLPLVIFPMTGVLETGEVCRSYMNDTLFMFIGSLILAYSVEQSGLHLRLAYGMIRLIGYSHVRLLLSLCIVTTFISMWITNTAATTMMVPLCFAVLRVFESQNLLNVYKKNSEGEDVATDITVCYFCTITYSATVGGIGTLIGTGTNLVFKGLFMTQYPSAPEYLSFPLYSGFAVPMMIALAVSTFLSMAVVYLGLLRPGSKAAKETKITPDAKRALKKQVDADWKRLGMLTYWEIMVIILFGGGILAFFCRSPQIFKGWGDAILEYYGIKDNKFVRDSALAMFVSFLMFLLPSNLDFFKNCTAKYKEDLPKERIRSVLDWRIVITQLPYSFCFLLGGGFALSDAARKTGLNEKIGEVLQGLKNLPNVIILLMIIIVVVFVTNFASNVAVCNVVAPIAMQLAKEINRNPLWYDLAAGIAASFCFMIPVGTPGNLVVQSAAKIPTSKMIVAGALPTVFAIIIIWIMVYFWAPVVWPDIHLLPQWVDGL; encoded by the exons ATGCC TCCCAAGGCCGATGAGGAGCCTATGTCGGCTCTGGCGAAGGTGAAGCTGTATACGGCTGTCCACTGGAAGGGTCTGGTCATCTTCCTCACTCCTCTGATTTTCATCTTCGTTCTGTCACCGTTCCCGCCAAAG AACTACCAATGGACAGCGTACTGCCTGTGCGTGATGGCGGTGTACTGGGTGACGGAGTGTATACCGCTGCCCGTGACGTCATTCCTGCCCCTCGTCATATTCCCCATGACGGGAGTTCTGGAGACTGGTGAAGTTTGCAGGTCTTATATGAAT GATACCCTATTCATGTTCATTGGGAGTCTGATCCTCGCGTACTCGGTGGAGCAAAGCGGCCTGCATCTGCGACTCGCGTACGGCATGATACGACTCATCGGATACTCACATGTCAG ATTGTTACTGTCATTGTGTATTGTGACTACCTTTATCTCAATGTGGATAACTAATACAGCCGCTACGACCATGATGGTTCCTCTCTGCTTTGCTGTTCTGAGAGTATTTGAAAGC CAAAATTTATTGAATGTGTACAAAAAGAATAGCGAAGGGGAAGATGTTGCTACGGATATAACAGTTTGCTACTTCTGTACAATAACTTACTCGGCGACTGtag GTGGAATTGGAACTCTTATTGGGACGGGAACTAACTTGGTATTCAAAGGACTTTTCATGAC tcAATATCCGAGTGCTCCAGAGTATTTGTCTTTTCCACTTTACTCGGGGTTCGCTGTACCGATGATGATTGCGCTAGCAGTTTCAACGTTCCTGAGCATGGCTGTTGTGTATCTTGGATTATTGAG ACCTGGCAGCAAAGCTGCAAAGGAAACGAAGATAACTCCTGACGCTAAGCGCGCATTGAAAAAGCAAGTTGATGCAGATTGGAAGCGCTTAGGGATGTTAACATATTGGGAAATA ATGGTGATTATATTATTCGGAGGTGGCATATTGGCATTCTTCTGTCGTTCACCGCAAATTTTTAAAGGCTGGGGTGATGCCATTCTGGAATACTATGGAATCAAAGATAACAAATT CGTAAGAGATTCAGCACTTGCTATGTTTGTATCGTTTTTGATGTTCCTTTTGCCatcaaatcttgattttttcaAGAACTGTACAGCCAAAT ATAAGGAAGACCTTCCTAAAGAAAGGATCAGATCTGTTCTAGACTGGAGGATAGTGATCACCCAGCTACCCTACAGCTTTTGTTTCCTACTTG GCGGTGGTTTCGCATTATCCGATGCAGCCAGGAAGACTGGATTGAATGAGAAAATTGGCGAAGTTCTTCAAGGGTTGAAAAACTTGCCAAATGTTATAATTCTGTTGATGATTATAATTGTTGTGGTGTTTGTTACCAATTTCGCCTCCAATGTAGCTGTGTGCAACGTGGTGGCGCCTATTGCTATGCAGCTG gcTAAGGAGATCAACAGGAACCCGCTCTGGTACGACTTGGCCGCTGGGATCGCTGCGTCCTTTTGTTTTATGATTCCTGTTGGTACTCCTGGCAATCTGGTGGTGCAGAGTGCAGCTAAAATTCCAACCTCTAAAATG ATTGTAGCAGGAGCGTTACCAACAGTATTCGCTATCATTATAATTTGGATCATGGTATACTTCTGGGCGCCAGTGGTTTGGCCAGACATTCACTTGCTACCACAATGGGTCGATGGCCTTTGA